In Schaalia sp. JY-X169, the following are encoded in one genomic region:
- a CDS encoding formate/nitrite transporter family protein, translating into MLTIPQTLNVQADVATDKVAGLKKPGRFMVSGMLAGLYMGVGVVLMVSTAGPLLATGDGFAKLVSGLVFGAALTLTVFAGADLGTSAMMILPLGVLMKSVKLGRASATLGFICLANALGALLFGSLIVASGVLVSNEAAGTMLSDMLASKAHESPLELFARGILCNVLVCLAIWIGSRVESDGTKIALIFIAITAFIASGFEHVIANMTTYTIGILSGDPNGTLALYGFNVLWVGLGNLVGGAVVVALAYWFIGGKPQVPSVATVGAEARIY; encoded by the coding sequence GTGCTTACGATTCCACAAACACTCAATGTTCAAGCCGACGTGGCCACCGACAAAGTTGCGGGGCTGAAGAAGCCGGGACGCTTCATGGTCTCAGGGATGCTCGCCGGCCTCTACATGGGTGTTGGCGTCGTCCTTATGGTTAGTACAGCCGGTCCGCTCCTGGCAACGGGAGACGGGTTTGCAAAGCTGGTCAGCGGACTCGTTTTTGGTGCCGCGCTAACGCTGACAGTCTTCGCAGGCGCTGACCTGGGAACATCTGCAATGATGATCCTGCCCCTCGGCGTCCTGATGAAGTCGGTAAAGCTAGGAAGAGCCTCCGCGACACTCGGCTTCATCTGCCTTGCCAATGCGCTGGGTGCGCTTCTCTTTGGATCCCTAATCGTCGCATCCGGGGTTCTGGTGTCAAATGAAGCCGCCGGCACAATGCTGTCTGACATGCTTGCCAGCAAAGCACATGAAAGTCCCCTGGAACTGTTCGCTCGTGGGATTCTCTGCAACGTCCTCGTCTGCTTGGCGATCTGGATCGGTTCACGGGTTGAGTCAGACGGGACGAAGATCGCGTTGATCTTCATTGCCATCACCGCATTCATAGCCTCTGGGTTTGAGCACGTCATTGCCAACATGACGACCTACACGATAGGCATCCTCTCCGGAGATCCCAACGGTACGCTGGCGCTCTACGGCTTTAACGTCCTCTGGGTCGGCTTGGGAAACCTTGTTGGTGGAGCCGTGGTGGTCGCCCTCGCCTACTGGTTCATCGGAGGAAAGCCACAGGTACCGAGCGTTGCTACCGTGGGTGCAGAAGCCCGAATATACTAG
- a CDS encoding leucyl aminopeptidase, with product MVSVNESYSVDLLPGISALDRLSLQFQTSDRELSCKSDASCSIAHLLVTGEGVTLEGGWDLDSLGTAGFKAKLGETLVLPNPSGAKTILVGLGVREDLDEDAYREAGAAFTRCVGKSGRGCIILNESADPTQVVALVEGALLAAYSLTTFKSEKDPEGTPELRGLTIVGSDRAAVAPQVFEAALVRARALVRATYIARDLTNAPPAHLTPRTLVETAETLGKRFGFEVEIADHAKLEEMGCGGIIGVNRGSEYEASLIKLRFSPTRKQSEERRLALVGKGITFDSGGLSLKPAASMINMKTDMGGAAAILGAFSAFADLDVNIPVDAWLPTTDNMISGDSMRVGEIITARNGKTVEVTNTDAEGRLILMDALSLAAESKPSWIVDIATLTGAQIIALGDDVAAIMGNDEDLLGEVERAGDATGEAVWELPLHERYMKILDSNLADIANANMSNRAAGSITAGLFLSNFVSEVPWVHVDIAGPSISAGNDRWLRSGATGFGGRLLAKLAEDLGA from the coding sequence GTGGTTTCGGTAAACGAGTCCTACAGTGTCGACTTACTCCCGGGCATTTCGGCTTTGGACAGACTGTCCCTTCAGTTCCAAACATCTGACCGGGAGCTTTCGTGCAAAAGCGATGCTTCCTGCTCAATTGCTCATTTGCTGGTGACAGGCGAGGGTGTGACGCTCGAGGGGGGTTGGGACTTGGACTCGCTGGGGACCGCAGGTTTCAAGGCCAAGCTTGGTGAGACACTTGTGCTGCCCAATCCAAGCGGTGCGAAGACAATCCTTGTTGGGTTGGGAGTCAGGGAAGACTTGGATGAGGACGCGTACCGTGAGGCGGGTGCTGCTTTCACGAGGTGCGTGGGTAAGAGTGGTCGCGGCTGCATCATCCTGAATGAGTCAGCCGACCCCACGCAGGTGGTTGCCTTGGTTGAAGGTGCTTTGCTTGCCGCTTACTCACTGACGACTTTCAAGTCCGAAAAGGATCCAGAGGGTACGCCGGAGCTACGCGGGCTGACGATCGTTGGTTCAGATCGGGCTGCAGTTGCACCGCAGGTGTTTGAGGCCGCTTTGGTCCGTGCACGGGCACTGGTGCGTGCGACCTACATCGCGCGTGACTTGACCAATGCGCCGCCCGCACACCTCACGCCACGCACCCTCGTCGAGACGGCAGAGACGTTGGGGAAGCGGTTCGGGTTTGAGGTTGAGATTGCCGATCACGCCAAGTTGGAAGAGATGGGGTGCGGGGGAATCATCGGTGTCAATCGTGGCTCCGAGTACGAAGCAAGCCTCATCAAACTCCGTTTTTCACCCACGCGGAAGCAATCGGAAGAGAGGCGCCTAGCGCTTGTGGGTAAAGGCATAACTTTTGATTCGGGTGGCCTCAGCCTGAAACCTGCCGCATCAATGATCAACATGAAGACCGACATGGGCGGGGCCGCTGCAATACTCGGCGCATTCTCGGCTTTCGCTGATCTTGATGTGAATATTCCGGTGGATGCTTGGCTCCCGACGACCGACAACATGATTTCGGGTGACTCAATGCGGGTGGGTGAGATCATTACCGCGCGCAACGGGAAGACTGTCGAGGTCACTAACACGGATGCGGAAGGCCGTCTCATCCTGATGGATGCCCTTTCGTTGGCAGCAGAGTCGAAGCCCTCATGGATCGTTGACATCGCGACGCTCACGGGTGCGCAGATAATCGCCCTCGGCGACGATGTTGCGGCAATCATGGGTAACGATGAGGACCTCCTTGGGGAGGTGGAGCGCGCTGGTGACGCAACGGGAGAGGCCGTTTGGGAGTTGCCACTGCACGAGCGGTACATGAAGATTCTCGATTCGAACCTTGCTGACATCGCCAATGCGAACATGTCGAATCGGGCGGCGGGGAGCATTACTGCCGGCCTCTTCCTCTCGAACTTCGTGAGTGAGGTGCCGTGGGTTCATGTTGATATTGCAGGACCATCGATAAGTGCAGGAAACGATAGGTGGCTCCGCAGTGGTGCGACTGGGTTCGGGGGGCGCCTTCTAGCGAAGCTTGCGGAGGATTTGGGTGCCTAA
- a CDS encoding HU family DNA-binding protein, whose product MSINRTELVSQMAERSGLTKAQADSALGAFQSVIIDALSEGESVRVTGLLSVERVERAARTGRNPRTGEEIQIPAGYGVKLSAGSTLKSAVGK is encoded by the coding sequence ATGTCGATTAACCGTACCGAACTGGTATCACAGATGGCTGAACGCTCGGGTCTTACCAAGGCTCAGGCTGACTCTGCGCTGGGTGCTTTCCAGTCCGTTATCATTGATGCCCTTTCCGAGGGCGAGTCGGTGCGCGTCACCGGCCTACTGTCGGTTGAGCGTGTTGAGCGTGCAGCCCGCACCGGTCGTAACCCACGCACCGGTGAGGAAATCCAGATTCCGGCTGGCTACGGCGTCAAGCTGTCCGCTGGTTCAACACTGAAGAGTGCAGTCGGAAAGTAG
- the nagB gene encoding glucosamine-6-phosphate deaminase: MNIVVLSSTEEIARAAADLYTNLLAKKPNAVLGLATGSSPVPVYDELIRRYEEGEVSFKDAQAFLLDEYVGLPEDHPEGYRNFIQRVFASKVDFAPGAVNGPNGTAPNPKRAANDYEEKIVQSGGVDLQILGIGTDGHIGFNEPGGSLSSTTHTQVLTEQTRKDNARFFDDDIDLVPRYCITQGLATIGRAKAVVLVAQGEQKADAIAALAEGGVSALWPASVLQFHNDATILVDESAASKLQLKDYYKAAYEGEVALSSLKG, from the coding sequence ATGAACATCGTAGTCTTGTCCTCCACCGAAGAAATTGCTCGTGCTGCAGCGGATCTTTACACGAACTTGCTTGCAAAGAAGCCAAACGCAGTGTTGGGACTCGCGACCGGGTCTTCGCCTGTTCCCGTATACGATGAACTGATTCGCCGCTATGAGGAAGGCGAGGTGTCTTTCAAGGATGCCCAGGCCTTCCTGCTCGACGAGTACGTCGGCCTGCCGGAAGATCACCCTGAGGGCTACCGCAACTTCATTCAGAGGGTGTTCGCCTCGAAGGTGGATTTCGCGCCTGGCGCCGTGAACGGACCGAATGGAACGGCTCCAAATCCTAAGAGGGCCGCAAACGACTATGAAGAGAAGATCGTCCAGTCCGGGGGAGTGGACCTGCAAATCCTGGGGATTGGAACTGACGGACACATTGGTTTTAACGAGCCGGGTGGCTCCCTCTCCTCGACCACACACACCCAGGTCTTGACTGAGCAGACTCGCAAGGACAACGCACGCTTCTTCGATGACGACATCGACCTTGTTCCCCGCTATTGCATCACCCAGGGTCTGGCCACAATCGGTCGCGCCAAGGCTGTGGTGTTGGTTGCGCAGGGTGAGCAGAAGGCAGACGCAATCGCGGCCCTCGCTGAAGGTGGAGTGAGCGCCCTGTGGCCCGCATCGGTACTGCAGTTCCACAATGACGCAACGATCCTGGTGGACGAAAGTGCGGCAAGCAAACTGCAGCTGAAGGACTACTACAAAGCTGCGTACGAGGGCGAAGTCGCCCTGTCCTCCCTTAAAGGCTAG
- a CDS encoding DUF3039 domain-containing protein, whose protein sequence is MPTSGDGDGDRFAHFVRRDRANQAAVTGQAVVALCGKVWVPTRDAKKYPVCPRCKALRDEAGKQGRNWPFAD, encoded by the coding sequence ATGCCAACATCCGGAGACGGGGATGGGGACAGGTTCGCCCACTTTGTGAGGCGTGACCGCGCAAACCAGGCGGCAGTCACCGGGCAGGCAGTCGTTGCCCTGTGCGGCAAGGTTTGGGTGCCCACGCGTGACGCTAAGAAGTACCCGGTTTGTCCGCGTTGCAAGGCACTGCGGGATGAGGCCGGGAAACAGGGTAGAAACTGGCCCTTTGCCGACTAG
- a CDS encoding DASS family sodium-coupled anion symporter: protein MWAEGRFRGIFLGIALAILVYFLMPDQLTGSLAETLNYDGTPRYTAHGLKLTAATATLMATWWITEAIPLLATALVPLIVFTLAQTQTFAETARPYASGTIFLFLGGFFLAAAVQKWNLHRRIALNVVKVVGTRPKMIVLGFMIATGFITMWVSNTATAIMMLPIGLSVLHLIDGGKKGSELLHSNFAKALMLGIAYSASIVATSSLISTPPNAFLRAYMLDNYGITLTFGRWLLFAAPMAWIFLLIAWYLLVNVFFKPEMDDIPGGHELIVSELRQMRPMSRGEKLVAIVFVLAALSWLFLPMLFGHMGVTDELIAMVISLLLFLIPAGPDRRLLDAKTAQGIPWEILLLFGGGLALSSAFTNSGLSTWIGDLSQGLGGMGVVVLVLAVTILVMALTEMTSNTATAATFLPVLGGVAAGTGLDVMLLVVPVALASTCSFMLPVATPPNAVAYSTGYIQMKDMLRVGIWLNLIGIVLITVTTLTMGPLVLGIQL from the coding sequence GTGTGGGCAGAGGGGCGATTCAGGGGCATATTCCTCGGTATTGCTCTGGCCATCCTGGTCTACTTTCTCATGCCAGACCAACTAACTGGTTCCCTTGCTGAGACCCTTAACTATGACGGCACTCCGCGTTACACTGCGCACGGCCTCAAGCTCACGGCTGCCACCGCGACACTCATGGCGACCTGGTGGATCACTGAGGCGATTCCTCTTCTAGCAACCGCCCTCGTACCACTCATCGTGTTTACGCTGGCGCAGACACAGACTTTTGCTGAAACCGCCCGACCTTACGCGTCCGGCACCATCTTCCTTTTCCTGGGTGGTTTCTTCCTGGCGGCTGCGGTCCAGAAGTGGAACCTTCACCGACGCATAGCGTTGAACGTTGTCAAAGTCGTTGGAACAAGACCCAAGATGATTGTTCTCGGGTTCATGATTGCTACCGGGTTCATCACCATGTGGGTATCCAACACGGCCACGGCAATCATGATGCTCCCCATCGGCCTCTCCGTCCTCCACCTCATAGACGGAGGTAAGAAAGGTAGCGAGCTACTCCATTCCAACTTTGCCAAGGCACTAATGTTGGGCATCGCGTATTCGGCGTCGATAGTCGCCACCTCCAGCCTGATCTCAACACCACCTAATGCATTTCTTCGCGCCTACATGCTGGATAACTACGGCATCACCCTCACTTTTGGGCGGTGGCTCCTCTTCGCGGCACCGATGGCTTGGATCTTCCTCCTCATAGCCTGGTACTTGCTGGTGAACGTGTTCTTCAAGCCAGAAATGGATGACATTCCGGGTGGACATGAGCTAATCGTCTCTGAACTGCGACAAATGAGGCCGATGTCGCGGGGTGAGAAACTTGTCGCAATAGTGTTTGTGCTTGCGGCACTCTCGTGGCTGTTCCTGCCGATGCTCTTCGGCCACATGGGTGTGACCGACGAGCTCATCGCAATGGTGATTTCGCTTCTCCTCTTCCTGATCCCAGCTGGACCAGACCGGCGCCTACTCGATGCGAAGACGGCGCAGGGAATCCCCTGGGAGATCCTGCTGCTTTTTGGCGGTGGACTCGCCCTTTCATCCGCATTCACGAACAGTGGTCTAAGCACATGGATAGGGGATTTGTCCCAGGGTTTGGGTGGGATGGGTGTGGTCGTCCTCGTCCTCGCCGTGACCATCCTGGTTATGGCGCTGACAGAGATGACGTCGAACACCGCAACCGCTGCCACGTTCCTGCCCGTCCTGGGGGGTGTAGCAGCCGGCACGGGGCTGGACGTTATGTTGCTGGTCGTGCCGGTTGCACTAGCCTCCACCTGCTCATTCATGCTGCCGGTCGCGACACCACCCAACGCTGTGGCCTACTCAACGGGATATATCCAAATGAAGGACATGTTGCGCGTCGGCATCTGGCTCAACCTGATCGGCATCGTTCTGATTACAGTTACCACACTCACCATGGGACCCCTGGTTCTAGGGATTCAACTCTGA
- a CDS encoding nicotinate phosphoribosyltransferase, with amino-acid sequence MAASESTALLTDKYELTMVDAALHSGVANRRSVFELFGRRMAPSRRYGVVAGTGRVLEALARFHFDDDQIAWLESQAFLSDKALDFLSTFTFTGSIHGYAEGEIYFPGSPLLTVEGTFAEATLLETLLLSALNYDCAVASAASRMTIAAHGRPCLDMGARRTHERAAVSAARASVIGGFVATSDLEAGRRYGIDTVGTSAHSFTLVQDSEKAAFAAQIATLGPDTTLLVDTYDIHQGVINGVEAARAAGGELGAVRIDSGDLVAHAFQVREQLDSLGAQSTKIVVTSDLDEYAIASLGAAPVDSYGVGTRLVTGSGVPTAALVYKLVEREDSDGTMQPVAKLSESKGTVGGEKAAGRLYNPDGRAVQEALVMGSSREENRDRLLEVGGRLLQVPLVNNGRILEEAWSPEATWAAQDRHRKSRNELPYQAWRLSDGEPGIRTRYYGPETPVEKFS; translated from the coding sequence ATGGCCGCTTCTGAATCAACAGCACTGCTTACTGACAAATACGAGCTCACGATGGTCGATGCCGCTCTCCACTCGGGTGTCGCAAACCGGAGATCTGTGTTCGAACTATTTGGCCGCAGAATGGCCCCATCGCGTCGGTACGGCGTTGTCGCCGGCACAGGACGCGTCCTTGAGGCATTGGCGCGATTCCACTTCGACGACGACCAGATCGCGTGGCTTGAGAGCCAAGCATTCCTCAGTGACAAGGCTCTGGACTTCCTGTCAACTTTTACCTTTACGGGGAGCATCCACGGCTATGCGGAAGGGGAAATCTACTTTCCGGGTTCGCCGCTGCTGACTGTTGAGGGGACATTCGCTGAAGCCACACTGCTCGAGACCTTGCTCCTGTCCGCCCTCAACTACGACTGTGCCGTCGCGTCAGCTGCGTCGCGGATGACCATTGCGGCCCACGGTCGACCATGCCTCGATATGGGTGCACGCCGCACCCATGAGCGTGCCGCCGTTTCAGCTGCTCGGGCATCGGTGATCGGCGGGTTTGTCGCCACATCCGACCTCGAGGCCGGGAGGCGCTACGGAATCGATACCGTGGGTACCTCGGCCCACTCCTTCACGCTGGTTCAAGACTCTGAAAAGGCCGCCTTCGCTGCGCAGATCGCAACGCTCGGGCCAGACACAACGCTCCTTGTCGATACCTACGACATCCATCAGGGGGTCATCAACGGGGTCGAGGCTGCTCGCGCAGCCGGTGGTGAACTCGGCGCAGTACGAATCGACTCCGGCGACCTAGTGGCGCATGCCTTCCAGGTTCGCGAGCAACTAGATTCCCTGGGTGCCCAATCGACCAAGATTGTGGTGACATCGGATCTGGACGAGTACGCAATTGCGTCGCTAGGGGCGGCCCCGGTGGACAGCTATGGGGTCGGAACGCGCCTAGTAACAGGATCCGGCGTTCCGACAGCCGCTCTCGTCTACAAGCTGGTCGAACGTGAGGACAGCGACGGGACGATGCAGCCCGTCGCCAAACTGAGCGAATCTAAGGGAACTGTCGGCGGTGAGAAAGCTGCGGGGCGCCTCTACAACCCTGATGGACGCGCAGTTCAGGAAGCACTCGTAATGGGTTCCAGCCGCGAAGAGAATAGGGACCGCTTGCTTGAGGTCGGTGGCCGGCTGCTCCAAGTTCCGCTCGTCAACAACGGCCGCATCCTTGAGGAAGCGTGGAGCCCCGAGGCGACCTGGGCTGCTCAGGACCGCCATCGCAAGTCTCGCAACGAGTTGCCCTACCAGGCCTGGCGCCTGTCTGACGGGGAGCCTGGAATTCGCACTCGATACTATGGCCCAGAAACGCCCGTGGAGAAATTCTCTTAG
- the murI gene encoding glutamate racemase: protein MNDAPIGVFDSGLGGLTVARAIIDQLPGEDVIYLGDSANTPYGSRRLSDVRALTLAGLDRLVELGAKILVIACNTATAAALQDARERYGEQGIPVIEVVTPAAKQGAATTRNGRIGVLGTAATVRSGAYLDALRAVPDVEVIQNAAPRFVEFVEKGETTGDAVTEAARQYLAPLIAADVDTVILGCTHYPLLTGVLSRLLGPGVRLVTSSEATANATYSELIDLDLLHSPRAAGEHAHYRFLSTGESPEFSALARRFLGPEVHGVEVVAPTRRVGEDR from the coding sequence GTGAATGACGCGCCAATCGGAGTTTTTGATTCAGGCCTTGGTGGCCTGACGGTGGCCCGCGCAATCATTGATCAGCTGCCGGGCGAAGATGTCATCTATCTTGGTGACAGTGCCAACACCCCGTATGGATCGCGCAGGCTGTCGGATGTTCGCGCGCTCACGCTTGCGGGCCTTGACCGCTTGGTTGAGCTGGGGGCCAAAATTCTCGTGATCGCATGTAATACCGCTACTGCAGCCGCACTGCAGGATGCTAGGGAACGCTACGGGGAGCAGGGGATTCCTGTCATCGAGGTGGTTACTCCGGCAGCCAAGCAAGGTGCCGCAACAACACGCAACGGCCGCATCGGTGTCCTCGGAACGGCTGCTACCGTGAGGTCGGGCGCTTACCTGGACGCACTTCGTGCCGTGCCTGACGTTGAGGTTATTCAGAATGCGGCACCAAGATTTGTTGAGTTCGTTGAAAAGGGCGAAACCACAGGAGATGCCGTGACCGAGGCAGCAAGGCAGTACCTTGCGCCGCTAATTGCCGCCGACGTTGACACAGTTATCTTAGGTTGTACCCACTACCCGTTGCTGACGGGGGTCCTGTCTCGATTGCTCGGGCCCGGCGTTCGCTTAGTGACGTCATCGGAAGCAACTGCGAATGCCACTTATTCCGAGCTTATCGACCTCGATCTACTACATTCGCCCAGGGCCGCGGGAGAGCATGCGCACTACAGGTTCCTCTCGACGGGGGAGAGCCCAGAGTTCTCCGCTTTGGCGAGGCGTTTTCTTGGTCCTGAAGTCCACGGGGTCGAGGTCGTTGCGCCCACACGTAGGGTTGGGGAGGATCGATGA
- a CDS encoding MBL fold metallo-hydrolase — protein sequence MRLTVLGSSGSMSGPASSASSYLVQAQGFDRETGEMRTWSVVLDMGPGSFGQLWKQMDPRDVDALLISHGHADHMADIISFHVFLKWHPEGRQAPLHTAGPAEVRARMAQIDGYADEGEIVELLDFHPVASGDVLQVGPMRITAFPGNHTVESFGFRIEGPSEDLQSTQSVTLAYTGDTDSCDGMTEMAQGLDLLLAECGFTEVEQTRGIHLTGGRAGVLAREGSVGRLVLTHIQPWTDPEVPLSEAQAQFDGQTEVALAGSTWVL from the coding sequence ATGAGGCTCACCGTTCTTGGCTCTTCCGGATCGATGTCAGGTCCGGCATCCTCAGCATCTAGCTATCTCGTTCAAGCGCAGGGCTTTGATCGTGAGACGGGAGAGATGCGGACTTGGTCTGTCGTCCTAGACATGGGGCCCGGCTCATTTGGCCAGCTGTGGAAGCAGATGGATCCACGCGACGTTGATGCGTTGCTGATTTCTCATGGGCACGCTGACCATATGGCCGACATCATTTCCTTTCACGTCTTCCTGAAGTGGCATCCCGAAGGCCGTCAGGCACCTCTCCACACAGCGGGTCCCGCAGAGGTGCGTGCGCGCATGGCGCAGATTGATGGGTATGCCGACGAGGGCGAGATTGTGGAGTTGCTCGATTTCCACCCTGTCGCCAGTGGCGATGTCCTTCAAGTTGGACCAATGAGAATCACCGCGTTCCCAGGTAACCACACCGTGGAATCTTTTGGCTTTCGTATCGAAGGACCTTCTGAGGACCTGCAGTCCACTCAGAGCGTGACGTTGGCGTACACGGGTGACACAGATTCATGCGATGGTATGACGGAAATGGCGCAGGGTTTGGATCTTCTCCTCGCCGAATGTGGATTCACCGAGGTGGAGCAGACTCGCGGTATTCACCTGACGGGTGGACGTGCAGGGGTTCTGGCGCGCGAAGGTAGTGTTGGGCGGCTGGTGCTCACCCACATTCAGCCATGGACGGACCCGGAGGTGCCACTTTCAGAGGCACAAGCCCAGTTTGATGGCCAGACCGAAGTCGCTCTCGCAGGGAGTACCTGGGTCCTCTAG
- the rdgB gene encoding RdgB/HAM1 family non-canonical purine NTP pyrophosphatase: MTPVLAIATGNAHKIAEMKALLGDFIPGFDPSVIATLADFNATSPVEDGLTFADNALIKARDLAQATGLPALADDSGISVDALGGAPGVFSARWSGTHGDDQANLDLLLAQLADVKDCYRGARFVCAAALVFPDGQEIVREGVVEGSLTREPHGSGGFGYDPIFVPLGSASTTAQMSQEEKNRISHRSRALKALAPYLGEIFA; this comes from the coding sequence ATGACCCCCGTCCTTGCTATTGCGACGGGTAATGCCCACAAGATTGCGGAGATGAAGGCACTCCTGGGTGATTTCATACCCGGGTTCGACCCATCGGTCATCGCAACTCTTGCTGACTTCAATGCGACTTCTCCGGTCGAGGACGGCCTCACTTTTGCCGACAACGCTCTAATCAAGGCTCGAGACTTAGCACAAGCGACAGGCCTACCAGCACTAGCGGATGACTCGGGCATCTCCGTTGACGCGCTGGGTGGTGCGCCCGGAGTCTTCTCGGCACGGTGGTCTGGTACCCACGGGGACGACCAGGCAAATCTGGATCTTCTGCTGGCGCAGTTGGCGGACGTCAAAGATTGTTACCGCGGAGCGCGGTTTGTCTGCGCTGCGGCGCTTGTCTTCCCTGATGGGCAAGAAATTGTCAGGGAGGGCGTTGTTGAGGGCTCGCTGACTCGTGAGCCGCATGGCAGCGGGGGATTCGGCTATGACCCGATTTTTGTTCCCCTCGGGTCTGCTTCCACCACCGCGCAAATGTCACAGGAAGAGAAGAATCGAATCTCCCACAGGTCACGAGCACTGAAAGCGCTCGCCCCCTACCTTGGGGAGATCTTCGCCTAG
- the rph gene encoding ribonuclease PH produces the protein MTNTTRKDGRAPDEARPVKIIRGWTSTGEGSVLIETGATRVLCVASFTEGVPRWRKGSGQGWVTAEYAMLPRSTNERNQRESVKGKIGGRTHEISRLIGRSLRSAIDLSALGENTIVVDCDVLVADGGTRTAAITGAWLALHDAVAWAVEKGVIAKRNQHSVLVDSVAAVSVGIVNGAPVLDLPYVEDVSAETDMNVVGLGSGGFVEVQGTAEGAPFSRGELTQMLDLAEKGLHRLNSLQARAILTPPGVEITSADLGL, from the coding sequence ATGACGAACACGACTCGCAAAGATGGACGTGCACCAGACGAAGCACGACCAGTAAAGATCATTCGCGGATGGACTTCCACGGGTGAAGGATCCGTCCTCATCGAAACCGGAGCCACCCGCGTGCTCTGCGTCGCCTCCTTCACCGAAGGTGTCCCCCGTTGGCGCAAGGGCAGCGGTCAGGGCTGGGTGACTGCCGAGTATGCGATGCTCCCAAGGTCAACCAATGAGCGTAACCAGCGCGAGTCGGTGAAAGGAAAAATTGGGGGACGCACCCATGAGATTTCGCGTCTGATTGGGCGTAGTCTGCGCAGCGCAATTGACTTGAGCGCGCTCGGAGAGAACACGATCGTGGTGGATTGCGACGTACTTGTGGCTGATGGTGGGACGCGAACCGCTGCGATCACCGGCGCCTGGTTGGCTCTTCATGACGCAGTCGCCTGGGCAGTCGAAAAGGGGGTCATCGCGAAGCGCAACCAACACAGCGTCCTTGTCGACTCCGTGGCAGCCGTTTCGGTTGGCATCGTCAATGGGGCGCCCGTCCTCGATCTGCCCTACGTCGAGGACGTCAGCGCCGAGACTGACATGAACGTCGTTGGCCTGGGTAGCGGTGGGTTTGTTGAAGTCCAGGGAACAGCCGAGGGCGCGCCATTTAGTCGAGGTGAACTGACCCAGATGCTGGATCTAGCGGAGAAGGGCCTCCATCGCCTCAACTCCCTCCAGGCGCGCGCCATCCTTACTCCCCCCGGCGTTGAAATCACAAGCGCAGACCTGGGACTGTGA
- the nudC gene encoding NAD(+) diphosphatase: protein MMFDFALARGDFDSATSQRESVDLTAESGAHGAVVTAVRESGEFAVTFTEGKPLLWRPEGEQLGALVSSVPDDSIWFMGRTAEGFPLLVVVLPDDLNGAGSLFSLLPEEVRWLDLIAFAAELEDYSASLLVTQATALLAWHRSTKFCPNCGSPLTPGSAGWSAHCKECGRVEYPRTDPAVIVAVVDVEDRLLLAHNVLWPAGRMSLPAGYVDAGESAERTVPRELREEVGIEIFGLRYLGSQPWPRPRSLMLAYTAKTMVTTPVPDQIEIDHARFFTRDELKKAVASKEVLLPGPAAVAHTVIGLWMRGELP, encoded by the coding sequence ATGATGTTTGATTTCGCCCTGGCTCGCGGGGATTTTGATTCTGCCACCTCCCAGAGGGAGTCTGTGGATCTCACAGCTGAGTCTGGAGCCCATGGGGCGGTGGTGACCGCGGTGCGTGAAAGCGGCGAGTTTGCGGTGACGTTTACGGAGGGGAAGCCGCTTCTTTGGCGACCGGAAGGTGAACAGCTGGGGGCGCTGGTCTCAAGCGTGCCTGACGACAGCATCTGGTTTATGGGTAGAACAGCCGAGGGGTTCCCCCTACTGGTGGTTGTACTACCAGACGATCTCAACGGAGCCGGAAGCCTCTTCTCCCTCCTGCCGGAGGAAGTTCGCTGGTTGGACCTGATCGCCTTTGCCGCCGAACTTGAGGACTACTCGGCGTCACTACTGGTCACCCAGGCTACAGCTCTGCTTGCCTGGCATCGCTCCACAAAGTTCTGCCCGAACTGCGGAAGCCCCCTGACCCCCGGTTCGGCTGGCTGGAGCGCGCACTGTAAGGAATGCGGACGCGTTGAGTATCCAAGGACGGACCCGGCCGTGATTGTTGCCGTTGTCGATGTGGAAGATCGCCTGCTGCTTGCTCACAATGTTCTTTGGCCTGCGGGCCGAATGTCCCTACCCGCGGGCTATGTCGACGCTGGTGAAAGTGCGGAACGTACGGTTCCAAGAGAGCTTCGTGAGGAAGTTGGGATAGAAATCTTCGGGCTGCGGTATCTTGGCTCGCAACCGTGGCCCCGCCCTCGGTCGTTGATGCTGGCCTACACTGCCAAGACCATGGTGACCACGCCAGTTCCAGATCAAATTGAAATCGACCATGCCCGATTCTTTACGAGGGATGAGCTGAAGAAAGCAGTCGCAAGCAAAGAAGTCCTGCTACCCGGACCGGCGGCGGTCGCACATACTGTCATCGGCCTGTGGATGCGGGGGGAACTCCCGTGA